From one Henningerozyma blattae CBS 6284 chromosome 1, complete genome genomic stretch:
- the TBLA0A04120 gene encoding uncharacterized protein (ancestral locus Anc_8.350): MTNPAYNVYDELKKLYTYATSVINENEGNKAIFERTKLELKLTSNYAENIDDTFRNGRYDSLPLVVARGYVYEYDNLGHHTKLKTRKDLKESGTTVPQEASLKRKRSIDDDISPNNSEKVNDLKRNTEIIQTLLGSSDSSKRSIGWGDSAILRQPALESSPSSNKASMDRSTSQCNEFLNQNKLEEYGSQVQPQKNKMIPLPQGKPQIIPTTRKSLVIDNEPLDKQSRSTTPKFAAPISIASSNTALTKISSNPNKETSTGTLASKAHVESLKKHTKGIIVDASAIPAIENSLEPTFPLVENPRANASNNTYSANNVNKERHSKRQSKLSPSKINTTNTVRHDVEEGNTLTQRKANNTSNNFTEPNSHRVTHQSNIQHSNISTINALESNFNQTSSSCDKNNIVSSTADFHTSDLASTSQESSANNGEKSSDGTTEYIQHFSEPIESIPENYMATVMPPNTDQGSNVHLTKRIYQEPEIRVKEEDVKYISVSNNGPQRTINNNVTAPGIILENSQEIYPSLYHYNASQRTYQTVQALSVHHPQHIENTSSTDLVNSQTGRVPKSLKRLGDLIKKYKLDE, translated from the coding sequence ATGACTAATCCCGCATATAATGTGTATGATGAACTAAAAAAACTCTATACTTATGCAACCTCAGTTATTAACGAAAATGAGGGTAACAAAGCAATTTTTGAACGAACAAAATTGGAGTTAAAACTTACCTCAAATTATGCCGAAAATATTGACGACACATTTCGAAATGGAAGATATGATTCTTTACCACTCGTTGTGGCTAGAGGTTATGTCTATGAGTATGACAATTTGGGGCATCatacaaaattaaagaCTAGAAAGGATTTGAAAGAATCAGGAACAACTGTACCTCAAGAAGCTtctttgaaaagaaaaagaagcaTTGATGACGATATTTCACCAAATAATTCAGAAAAAGtaaatgatttgaaaaggAATACCGAGATTATCCAAACCTTACTTGGCTCATCTGACAGTAGTAAACGCTCTATAGGTTGGGGAGATAGTGCTATTCTAAGACAGCCTGCTTTAGAATCGAGCCCTTCTTCAAATAAGGCATCTATGGATAGAAGCACATCTCAGTGTAATGAATTCTTGAACCAAAATAAGTTAGAAGAGTATGGATCACAAGTACAACCCCAGAAAAATAAGATGATTCCATTGCCCCAAGGTAAACCACAAATTATACCAACAACGAGGAAGTCATTAgttattgataatgaacCTTTAGATAAGCAATCAAGGTCAACAACTCCAAAGTTCGCTGCACCAATTTCAATTGCTTCTAGTAATACCGCTCttacaaaaatttcatctaATCCTAATAAAGAGACTAGTACAGGAACTTTAGCAAGCAAGGCTCATGTagaaagtttaaaaaaacatacTAAAGGAATTATCGTAGATGCATCAGCGATTCCTGCTATTGAAAACTCTCTAGAGCCTACCTTTCCCTTAGTAGAAAATCCCAGAGCAAATGCTTCCAATAACACCTATTCAGCTAATAATGTTAATAAGGAACGTCATTCTAAAAGGCAAAGCAAATTATCACCTAGTAAGATAAACACCACAAATACTGTTCGACATGATGTAGAAGAGGGCAATACTCTCACTCAAAGGAAAGCTAATAATACCTCAAATAACTTTACTGAACCTAATAGTCACCGAGTTACTCATCAATCAAATATCCAGCACTCAAATATCTCCACAATAAATGCATTAGAATCTAATTTTAACCAAACAAGTTCAAGTtgtgataaaaataatatagttTCATCAACCGCAGATTTTCATACTTCTGATCTTGCTTCAACGAGCCAAGAAAGCTCAGCGAACAATGGAGAAAAGTCTTCTGATGGTACTACTGAATATATTCAGCACTTTTCTGAGCCTATAGAAAGCATTCCTGAAAATTATATGGCAACTGTAATGCCACCGAATACTGATCAGGGAAGCAATGTGCATCTCACTAAACGAATATATCAAGAACCAGAAATAAGAGTCAAAGAGGAGGAtgttaaatatatttctgtGTCAAATAATGGGCCTCAAAGAACTATTAACAATAATGTAACTGCCCCTGGAATAATTCTAGAGAACTCACAAGAAATTTATCCATCATTGTATCACTATAATGCTTCTCAAAGGACTTATCAAACTGTTCAAGCCCTATCGGTTCATCATCCACAACATATTGAAAATACATCATCTACCGATCTAGTTAATTCACAAACAGGTAGAGTTCCgaaaagtttaaaaagGCTTGGGGACCTAATCAAGAAGTATAAACTTGATGAATAG
- the TBLA0A04130 gene encoding uncharacterized protein (similar to Saccharomyces cerevisiae ACF2 (YLR144C); ancestral locus Anc_8.352): MVSEKEENNGNIFNYPLSVNSPIPEFTRIEHEITPPNHINSNNRAIQTNKFYRNIILGNQMGTVTTDPYSISFIKKKNLIGMCVHDVNSHCKELNVPRVSHSDFLVLTALEYKHPTNIYLLNTGINNMSIQVHIKKSATEFIWFPLVQGMGFITAMYYNIKPVIISKIGFKKFKHLPTPKYGIRKYELTLNNGSIWFLYVYVNGNLMFDLYIDNENHNLVANSIAKGCIFQLTTEDNDHFNSAAGKFITDCEITATRLTYGYQFCYKYSSYGNSTSGASTIYLLPHHTKNLKDEIESKIIKTCLKSKKGIPMKCYLGNNFEFQILDTTERAFNPFASLTLTKNYQNVSENEFLINKIMSECNKTDIPKETNRDSMYFSGRLIAKYCWILYCCHYILNNKELVNTYSLQIKTALELFRKNSQIYPLNYDVTWGGLVSSGKCGKDFENRYYKNHNLHYCYHIIAAAIVTHIEKINGNSVWYEENKEWVENLIRDYSNPNIKDRYFPVFRTFDWYYWRSHEKGIYKFEDAALDKVHYEDVNCALALKLWGMVTNNSNLENIGSLQLGLIEEVSKIYPNFKRNSLSDLTEIFSKDDIRCFLQTLNK; the protein is encoded by the coding sequence atGGTTTctgaaaaagaagaaaacaatgggaatattttcaattaccCATTATCAGTTAATTCCCCAATCCCAGAATTTACTAGAATTGAACATGAGATAACCCCACCAAATCATATTAATTCCAACAATAGGGCAAttcaaacaaataaattttatcgAAACATTATTTTAGGAAATCAAATGGGGACTGTAACGACCGATCCATACTCTATaagttttattaaaaagaaaaatttaattgggATGTGTGTTCATGACGTAAATTCTCATTGCAAGGAGTTAAATGTCCCTCGTGTATCTCACTCTGATTTTCTGGTTCTCACTGCTTTAGAATATAAACATCCTaccaatatttatttactcAATACAGGTATTAATAACATGTCAATACAGGTCCATATTAAGAAATCAGCCACTGAATTTATTTGGTTCCCGTTAGTCCAAGGTATGGGGTTTATTACTGCTATGTATTACAATATTAAACctgttattatttcaaaaattggttttaaaaaattcaagcATTTACCCACTCCCAAATATGGTATAAGAAAATATGAACTTACCCTAAATAACGGGAGTATATGGTTTCTCTATGTGTACGTTAATGGAAATTTAATGtttgatttatatattgataatgaaaatcaTAACCTTGTTGCTAACTCCATTGCAAAGGGCTGTATCTTTCAATTGACAACAGAAGACAATGACCACTTTAATTCAGCTGCAGGTAAATTCATCACTGATTGTGAAATTACTGCAACTCGTTTAACTTATGGCTACCAATTTtgttataaatattcaagcTATGGTAATTCTACTTCTGGAGCATCtacaatttatttattgccTCATCATACAAAAAATCTAAAGGACGAAATTGAATCTAAAATTATAAAGACATGCTTGAAGTCGAAAAAAGGTATTCCAATGAAATGTTATTTGGGAAATAATTTcgaatttcaaattttagaCACTACAGAACGAGCTTTTAACCCCTTTGCATCATTAACTCTTActaaaaattatcaaaatgtgtcagaaaatgaatttttaattaataaaattatgaGTGAGTGTAATAAGACAGATATTCCAAAGGAGACAAATAGAGATTCGATGTATTTTTCAGGAAGACTGATTGCAAAATATTGCTGGATTTTATATTGCTGCCactatatattaaataacaaAGAACTGGTAAACACATATTCTCTCCAAATTAAAACTGCATTGGAATTATTCAGAAAAAATTCCCAGATATATCCCTTAAATTACGATGTTACTTGGGGTGGTCTAGTTTCCTCTGGAAAGTGTGGgaaagattttgaaaatcgttattataaaaatcaCAATTTACATTACTGTTATCATATTATTGCCGCTGCCATTGTGACACATAtcgaaaaaattaatgggAATTCAGTATGGtatgaagaaaataaagaatggGTTGAAAATTTGATTCGTGATTATTCAAACCCAAATATCAAAGATCGATATTTTCCTGTTTTTAGGACATTCGATTGGTATTATTGGCGATCTCATGAGAAGGGAATATACAAATTTGAGGATGCTGCTTTAGATAAGGTACATTATGAGGATGTTAATTGTGCGTTAGCACTGAAATTATGGGGAATGGTGACAAACAATAGCAatcttgaaaatattgGCTCGTTACAGTTGGGTCTAATCGAAGAAGTTAGTAAGATATACCCAAACttcaaaagaaattcaCTATCTGATTTAACTGAAATTTTCTCCAAGGATGATATAAGATGTTTTTTGCaaactttaaataaatag
- the SPE4 gene encoding spermine synthase (similar to Saccharomyces cerevisiae SPE4 (YLR146C); ancestral locus Anc_8.354), which produces MTQEDQLLSHPAIKDGWFREISDAHFPGQAFALKVEKILHHSRSEFQDILVFKSTTFGNVLVLDGIIQCTERDEFAYQEMIAHVSLYSHERPKRVLVIGGGDGGVLREVVKHHSVESVTLVEIDKTVIELSKKYLPSMSVSLNHPKVKVELCDGFKFLKDASYLESKEKYDVIITDSSDPEGPAEAFFEQSYFKLLYNALNENGIVIAQASESIWLNINYLKSLIKTAKTVFLNTQYCSTLVPSYTSGQLGLIICSKRNDLDVTKPCRKPLPEEQSSMRYYNPSIHSASFVLPTWANSLLNKD; this is translated from the coding sequence atGACACAAGAAGATCAACTTCTTTCACATCCCGCCATTAAAGATGGATGGTTCAGAGAAATAAGTGACGCTCATTTCCCTGGCCAAGCATTTGCATTAAAAGTCGAAAAGATTCTACATCACTCTCGTAGCGAGTTCCAAGATATCTTGGTGTTTAAAAGCACTACTTTTGGAAATGTTCTAGTGTTGGACGGAATAATCCAATGTACAGAACGAGATGAATTTGCATATCAAGAAATGATTGCTCATGTCTCACTTTATTCTCATGAACGTCCTAAAAGAGTATTAGTCATCGGAGGTGGAGATGGTGGGGTCTTAAGAGAAGTTGTAAAACATCATTCAGTAGAATCTGTTACTTTAGtagaaattgataaaacGGTCATTGAATTatccaaaaaatatttacctTCCATGTCTGTTTCACTAAATCATCCAAAAGTTAAAGTAGAACTATGCGATGGGTTTAAATTTCTAAAGGATGCTTCATACTTAGAAagcaaagaaaaatatgacGTCATTATCACCGATTCTTCTGATCCAGAAGGTCCTGCTGAAGCATTTTTTGAACAAAGctattttaaattgttaTACAATgcattaaatgaaaatggtaTTGTAATCGCTCAAGCATCTGAAAGTATATGGttgaatattaattatttaaagagtTTGATAAAAACTGCGAAGactgtttttttaaatactcAATATTGTAGTACATTAGTTCCATCATACACATCTGGACAACTAGGattaattatttgtagCAAAAGAAATGATTTGGATGTTACAAAACCATGCCGCAAACCTTTACCAGAAGAACAGTCATCAATGAGATATTATAACCCTTCAATACATTCTGCATCGTTTGTACTACCGACTTGGGCAAATTCACTACTGAATAAGGATTAG
- the TRM82 gene encoding Trm82p (similar to Saccharomyces cerevisiae TRM82 (YDR165W); ancestral locus Anc_8.355) has product MTITHPIQTILSRSDGKLFFIVVKNMILALKTTDNKNYSICGKWVDDLDRTPFLKQNVLKEQARQIAANEEAGISKKIKKNDGASSPASIIKKEAKVPVPGSGAPQIYLQIRNLALSRDETKLYACTDSDKAIVVFKIDLTTNENCLELVKRQPYPKRPNAITSTLDSKSIVMADKFGDVYDMPLEGDVVDNVEELNPILGHVSMLTNVLASQDSNGKNYIITSDRDEHIKISHYPQTFIVNKWLFGHEEFVSSLVIPDYKTNLLFSAGGDHSIFSWDWEKGTLLDKFEYSQTIKPYLTDRHLAPERFQNETNDSIEYAVVNITTFKNLPYLAFFVEATPLLIILKVQNDGKLSFFQDIKMSNNIISLSSVYTTKNIPTFAVTLDATEQAGMPTLVELAEFDEANSRFIISKDVCGPLNNFIIDTLKDDKIAQVEKSSIFPLYTVINLKKHGEHYS; this is encoded by the coding sequence ATGACTATAACTCATCCAATTCAAACCATTCTATCTAGAAGCGATGGTAAACTCTTCTTTATCGTGGTGAAAAACATGATTTTAGCGTTAAAGACTactgataataaaaactaTTCTATTTGTGGTAAATGGGTTGATGATTTAGATAGAACTCCATTTTTGAAACAAAATGTATTGAAAGAACAAGCTCGTCAAATAGCGGCCAATGAAGAAGCTGGTATcagcaaaaaaataaaaaaaaatgatggtGCCTCTTCACCTGCTtctataataaaaaaggaAGCCAAAGTTCCTGTACCAGGTTCAGGAGCTCCACAGATTTATCTacaaattagaaatttaGCTCTATCAAGAGATGAGACTAAATTGTACGCTTGTACTGATTCTGATAAAGCTATTGTggtatttaaaattgatcTAACTACCAATGAAAATTGTTTGGAATTAGTTAAAAGACAACCATATCCTAAGAGGCCGAATGCTATTACTTCAACTTTAGATAGCAAATCAATTGTTATGGCTGATAAATTCGGTGATGTCTATGATATGCCACTTGAAGGAGATGTTGTGGACAATgtagaagaattaaatcCAATTTTAGGTCATGTTTCCATGTTAACAAACGTTCTTGCTTCACAAGATTCAAACGGGAAAAACTATATTATTACAAGTGATAGAGATGAgcatataaaaatatcgCATTACCCTCAAACTTTCATTGTTAATAAATGGCTTTTTGGTCATGAAGAATTTGTTTCTTCTTTAGTTATTCCTGATTacaaaacaaatttattatttagtgCAGGTGGTGATCATTCTATTTTTAGTTGGGATTGGGAAAAGGGAACATTATTGGacaaatttgaatattctcAAACAATTAAACCATATTTAACTGATAGACACCTGGCTCCAGAAAGATTTCAAAATGAAACCAATGATTCGATTGAATATGCTGTTGTAAATATTACAACTTTCAAAAACTTGCCATATCTTGCCTTTTTCGTTGAAGCTACAcctttattaattatctTAAAGGTTCAAAATGATGGTAAATTAAGTTTTTTCCAGGATATTAAAATGTCTAATAACATCATTTCCTTATCATCTGTTTATACAACAAAGAATATTCCAACATTTGCTGTAACACTTGATGCTACCGAGCAAGCTGGTATGCCTACCCTAGTAGAATTAGCAGAATTCGATGAAGCAAACAGTAGATTTATCATTTCAAAAGATGTTTGTGGACCATTAAATAACTTCATTATTGACACACTAAAAGATGATAAAATTGCACAAGTCGAAAAATCTTCTATTTTCCCATTATATACTGTCATAAATCTGAAAAAGCATGGTGAGCATTATTCATAG
- the DPH6 gene encoding diphthine--ammonia ligase (similar to Saccharomyces cerevisiae YLR143W; ancestral locus Anc_8.349), with protein sequence MKFVALISGGKDSCYNILHCLKNGHELVALANLMPENNSQQELDSFMFQTVGHDIVSMYGKCTGLPLFRQPIKQGGSKNVQLNYTPTSSDEIEDLFILLQNVIKEIPDVKGVSVGAILSSYQRTRVENVCNRLGLVSLAYLWERSQDELMGEMCLMSKDLDDPELDENNCSMDARLIKVAALGLNKTHLGMSLPHMYPILQNLSLKYDVNICGEGGEFETMTLDAPFFRKGKLEITDIEYDTSQSSNGVYNAHLTVAFVEREVSVEQLNLELKKLPVPQTFNSKFQHILEISLKDQPCIPQFLDHPDENCISKSKIFDPMSSHKIENIIYISNLVCTSSVRKTVEEQVIDIFKKLKLCLNEYNVVQSHIISSTLLLKNMADFSKVNTIYNNFFSVSEWGPLPPSRACVGTSLLNSTYLVQLSVIIDSSLDVKQLDNNVWVSNAKNGLHVQGLSYWAPRNIGPYSQVTTSNNDQNKVGYVSGQIALIPPSLELCNEGQYEEAILSLQHFDTIIQTNGVPNILSMMSYITSKDMLPSVTSVWFAYQVDGSSNDDMINKSLKSLIIVQVDELPKSANCEWSGIACKSLDINYSEYSNMTDCESTSFENTSKYELEIPCSSKIVVKDEKERCFVTGFCNSKEELADIVSHLNIPHHITVYYNPAYSTITGNLHNCTITTVNGVYDYKGNEYVFGFQIFM encoded by the coding sequence ATGAAATTTGTTGCATTAATCTCAGGTGGCAAGGATTCTTGTTATAATATTCTACattgtttgaaaaatggtCATGAGTTAGTTGCCTTAGCAAATCTAATGCCAGAAAACAATTCTCAACAAGAATTGGATAGTTTTATGTTTCAAACTGTTGGCCATGATATTGTTTCAATGTATGGGAAGTGCACAGGGTTGCCTCTATTTAGACAGCCTATAAAGCAAGGAGGTTCTAAGAACgttcaattaaattatacgCCCACCTCTTCggatgaaattgaagatttattCATCTTACTTCAAAATGTCATAAAAGAAATTCCTGATGTAAAAGGGGTCAGTGTAGGTGCAATTCTATCATCTTATCAACGTACTAGAGTAGAAAATGTATGCAATAGGTTAGGACTAGTATCGTTAGCCTATCTATGGGAAAGATCACAAGATGAATTAATGGGCGAAATGTGCTTAATGTCAAAGGATCTGGATGATCCAGAACTTGATGAAAACAACTGCTCAATGGATGCAAGATTAATAAAAGTAGCAGCACTTGGCTTAAATAAAACTCACCTAGGAATGTCTCTACCACATATGTATCCAATCTTACAAAACTTGTCATTAAAATACGATGTCAATATTTGCGGGGAAGGTGGTGAGTTCGAAACCATGACATTAGATGCCCCGTTTTTCAGGAAGggtaaattagaaataacAGATATAGAATATGATACTTCTCAGTCTAGTAATGGTGTTTATAATGCACATTTAACTGTGGCTTTTGTTGAAAGAGAAGTTTCGGTCGagcaattaaatttagagTTAAAGAAACTTCCGGTTCCTCAAACctttaattctaaatttcAGCACATCTTAGAAATATCTCTAAAAGATCAGCCTTGTATTCCTCAATTTTTGGATCATCCTGATGAAAACTGTATCtcaaaaagtaaaatatttgatccAATGTCGAGtcataaaattgaaaatattatatacatTTCAAATCTAGTTTGTACATCATCTGTACGTAAAACAGTAGAAGAACAAGTTATTgacatttttaaaaaattgaaactCTGTTTAAATGAGTATAATGTTGTCCAATCACATATAATATCTTCAACATtgctattgaaaaatatggCTGATTTTTCTAAAGTGAACACTATTtataacaattttttctcAGTATCTGAGTGGGGTCCACTCCCTCCATCAAGGGCCTGTGTTGGAACATCTCTTTTGAACTCTACCTATTTGGTCCAATTGTCCGTCATTATTGACTCTTCTTTAGATGTTAAACAATTAGACAATAATGTTTGGGTTTCAAATGCTAAGAATGGATTACATGTTCAAGGTCTCTCGTATTGGGCCCCCAGAAATATTGGGCCCTATTCTCAAGTAActacttcaaataatgatcaAAATAAAGTCGGGTATGTTAGTGGTCAAATTGCATTAATTCCTCCTTCCTTAGAGTTATGTAATGAGGGGCAATATGAAGAAGCTATTTTATCTCTGCAACATTTTGATACAATTATTCAGACGAATGGAGTGccaaatatattatctaTGATGTCATATATTACATCTAAAGATATGTTACCAAGTGTTACCTCTGTTTGGTTTGCTTATCAAGTAGACGGCTCTTCTAACGATGAtatgataaataaatcacTCAAATCCCTTATAATTGTACAAGTAGATGAATTACCCAAGAGTGCGAACTGTGAATGGAGTGGAATAGCATGTAAGTCGTTAGATATCAATTATTCTGAATATTCGAATATGACCGATTGTGAATCTAcatcatttgaaaatacatctaaatatgaattagaaatacCTTGTTCTTCAAAGATAGTtgttaaagatgaaaaggAGCGTTGTTTTGTGACAGGGTTTTGTAATTCTAAGGAAGAACTGGCAGATATTGTAtctcatttaaatattccaCACCATATTACTGTTTATTATAACCCAGCTTATTCAACGATTACCGGAAACTTACATAATTGTACTATAACTACCGTTAATGGTGTTTATGATTACAAGGGAAACGAGTACGTTTTTGggtttcaaatatttatgtaA
- the SMD3 gene encoding mRNA splicing protein SMD3 (similar to Saccharomyces cerevisiae SMD3 (YLR147C); ancestral locus Anc_8.358), with amino-acid sequence MSSVPIKLLSEAQGHIVSLELINGETYKGRLVESEDNMNVQLQDVLVTGTDSKQSRMDQVFVRGSHIRFFVLPSMLQKAPLFKTGPQSKQLPPVRGPRRR; translated from the coding sequence ATGAGTAGTGTTCCAATTAAGTTATTAAGTGAAGCACAAGGCCATATTGTTTCTTtggaattaattaatggaGAAACTTATAAAGGTAGACTTGTTGAAAGTGAAGATAACATGAACGTTCAATTACAAGATGTCCTTGTTACAGGAACTGATAGCAAACAAAGTAGAATGGATCAAGTGTTTGTAAGAGGATCCCATATTAGGTTTTTTGTCCTTCCTTCAATGCTACAAAAAGCTCCATTATTCAAAACTGGTCCTCAATCAAAACAATTACCACCTGTTCGTGGTccaagaagaagataa